The Bos javanicus breed banteng chromosome 11, ARS-OSU_banteng_1.0, whole genome shotgun sequence genome includes a window with the following:
- the LOC133256952 gene encoding cytochrome c oxidase subunit 7C, mitochondrial-like, translating into MLGQSIRRFTTSVVRRSRYEEGPGKNIPFSVENKWRLLAMMTLFFGSGFAAPFFIVRHQLLKK; encoded by the coding sequence ATGTTGGGACAGAGCATCCGGAGGTTCACAACCTCAGTGGTTCGTCGGAGCCGCTATGAGGAGGGTCCAGGGAAGAATATACCATTTTCAGTGGAAAACAAGTGGAGATTACTAGCTATGATGACTTTGTTCTTTGGGTCCGGATTTGCTgcacctttctttatagtaagACACCAACTGCTTAAAAAGTAA